A single Vigna radiata var. radiata cultivar VC1973A chromosome 8, Vradiata_ver6, whole genome shotgun sequence DNA region contains:
- the LOC106770584 gene encoding cysteine proteinase RD21A-like — translation MDYAFEFIINNGGIDSEEDYPYRVVDGTCDQYRKNAKVGSIDSYEDVNSYDELTLKRAVANQPVSVAIEGGGRKFQSDFIHDLGKEGVPIA, via the exons ATGGACTATGCATTTGAGTTCATCATCAACAATGGAGGCATCGATTCCGAGGAGGATTACCCTTACCGTGTTGTTGATGGTACATGTGACCAGTATAGG AAAAATGCCAAAGTTGGTTCTATTGATTCTTATGAAGATGTTAATTCCTATGATGAGTTAACATTGAAAAGGGCCGTTGCAAATCAACCCGTGAGCGTTGCTATTGAAGGAGGAGGAAGGAAATTTCAATCTGATTTTATTCATGACCTGGGAAAAGAAGGTGTGCCTATTGCATAG